A single Papilio machaon chromosome 12, ilPapMach1.1, whole genome shotgun sequence DNA region contains:
- the LOC106708770 gene encoding uncharacterized protein LOC106708770, with product MRSLVVFVAALTLAAAAPSGEPGLKKRSIGHAVAYTVPTSVLATEVVEPVVYSSPSVYAPAATVYSTGSAVSHQSRVDVRTSPTVVATSPAVVAASPAVVEARSVYSAPLYAAPAAVSHQSRYDVRSSPALLTEQVVAPAVYNQQLVAAPAVVDARSLWTPSVYTTSW from the coding sequence ATGAGATCGCTGGTGGTGTTCGTTGCAGCGTTGACGCTGGCAGCTGCCGCACCTAGCGGTGAGCCTGGCCTGAAGAAGAGGTCTATTGGACATGCGGTTGCCTACACCGTACCGACGTCCGTACTCGCGACTGAGGTAGTCGAGCCCGTGGTGTACTCTAGTCCTTCCGTCTACGCTCCCGCCGCTACAGTATACTCGACAGGGTCAGCCGTGTCTCACCAGTCGAGAGTGGACGTGCGTACTTCTCCTACAGTGGTCGCCACCTCCCCTGCCGTGGTTGCAGCCTCACCCGCTGTTGTCGAAGCTCGCTCCGTGTACTCTGCGCCCCTGTACGCCGCTCCCGCCGCCGTCTCCCATCAGTCCCGCTACGACGTTCGCAGCTCCCCGGCGCTGTTGACCGAGCAGGTGGTGGCTCCTGCCGTCTACAACCAGCAGCTTGTGGCAGCTCCCGCTGTCGTCGACGCTCGCTCGCTCTGGACCCCATCAGTCTACACCACTTCTTGGTAA
- the LOC106708783 gene encoding cuticle protein LPCP-23: MKLLVVFSALAAVACASLIPLAQPSHYGAAFVTHAAIAPVVAPAVVAAPAAVSHQSRVDVRTSPAIVTAHSAYATPLLGHSALGFGHGHLLKKRSLGHVAYAAPVITHAAPVIAAVPAAVSHQSRVDVRTSPAIVTAHTVPVLAAHNGYAAPLLGHLLKKRSLGHIAYAAPVVAHTAPVIATAPVAVSQHSRVDVVSSPAVVSHTITAPAVAHTFVAPVVARAAYAPVVAHAITPAAVSHQSRVDVRTRPAVVSQSVVAAPILGAHSSLTLSGHGHLLKKRSLGHIITPVAVAHAPAAVTHQSRVDVVSRPAVVSHSVVSPVVSHAVPVVPLAHSASRLLHASPLVHIIKM, encoded by the coding sequence ATGAAATTGCTGGTGGTGTTTTCCGCTCTTGCCGCTGTGGCGTGCGCATCTCTGATCCCGTTGGCGCAGCCGTCGCACTATGGAGCCGCATTCGTGACGCACGCCGCTATTGCTCCTGTCGTTGCCCCCGCTGTGgtcgccgcgcccgccgccgtcTCTCACCAATCCCGTGTGGACGTGCGAACCAGCCCTGCTATTGTCACCGCGCATAGTGCTTACGCCACCCCTCTCTTGGGACATTCTGCTCTAGGGTTCGGCCATGGACACCTGCTGAAGAAGCGCTCTTTGGGTCATGTCGCTTACGCGGCCCCTGTCATAACACACGCCGCTCCAGTTATCGCCGCTGTACCCGCCGCTGTGTCTCACCAATCCCGTGTGGATGTGCGAACCAGCCCCGCTATTGTCACCGCGCACACCGTACCCGTCTTGGCCGCGCACAATGGTTACGCTGCTCCTCTCTTGGGACACCTGCTGAAGAAGCGCTCCTTGGGACACATCGCTTACGCAGCCCCGGTCGTAGCACACACCGCTCCAGTGATCGCCACAGCGCCCGTTGCTGTATCTCAACATTCCCGTGTGGATGTCGTCTCTAGCCCGGCTGTCGTGTCACACACTATCACCGCGCCCGCCGTAGCGCACACATTCGTGGCGCCCGTTGTTGCACGCGCCGCCTATGCGCCTGTCGTGGCTCACGCTATCACCCCGGCCGCTGTGTCTCATCAGTCTCGTGTTGATGTTCGCACCAGACCTGCTGTCGTTTCCCAATCCGTGGTTGCGGCCCCCATCCTCGGTGCGCACTCTTCTCTTACCCTTTCAGGCCACGGACATCTGCTAAAGAAACGTTCTTTGGGTCACATTATCACCCCCGTTGCCGTTGCCCACGCTCCCGCAGCTGTCACTCATCAGTCCCGTGTTGACGTGGTGTCCCGCCCAGCTGTTGTGTCTCACTCCGTGGTGTCCCCTGTGGTGTCGCACGCAGTTCCTGTGGTTCCCCTCGCGCATTCTGCATCACGTTTACTCCATGCCTCCCCCTTAGTGCACATTATTAAGATGTAA